A single window of Neisseria chenwenguii DNA harbors:
- the ureE gene encoding urease accessory protein UreE yields the protein MNLIIQDILPADTATADAAEHDTVALEWYEADRRILRKTTVQGRDIAFRLLREGRRLEHGALVYADAKLVIRVAIKPSETIVLSPKTLPDMARACYEIGNKHSPLFLDGDELLLTYDEPMFLWLQAAGFAPKKERRRLSHALRANSAQGVGGHSHGHAHNHGHSHNHDHAHPHSHSRHHHEH from the coding sequence ATGAACCTGATTATCCAAGACATCCTCCCCGCCGATACCGCCACTGCCGATGCAGCCGAACACGACACCGTCGCGCTGGAGTGGTACGAAGCCGACCGCCGCATTCTGCGCAAAACCACCGTGCAGGGGCGCGATATTGCGTTCCGCCTGCTGCGCGAAGGCCGGCGTTTGGAACACGGCGCGCTGGTTTACGCCGATGCCAAGCTGGTTATCCGCGTGGCAATCAAACCGAGCGAAACCATTGTTTTGTCGCCGAAAACCCTGCCCGACATGGCGCGGGCGTGTTACGAAATCGGCAACAAGCATTCGCCGCTGTTTCTCGACGGCGATGAGCTGCTGCTGACCTACGACGAGCCGATGTTTCTCTGGCTGCAAGCCGCCGGTTTTGCGCCGAAAAAAGAGCGCCGCCGCCTGAGCCACGCGCTTCGCGCCAACTCCGCGCAAGGCGTGGGCGGGCATTCGCACGGCCATGCCCATAATCACGGTCACAGTCACAACCATGACCACGCCCATCCGCATTCACACAGCCGCCACCATCATGAGCACTAA